In bacterium, one genomic interval encodes:
- a CDS encoding glycosyltransferase family 2 protein produces the protein MKPFLSITIPTYNRANCLKKVLDAVLLQVSDKPEVEVVISDNASTDDTPGLCAEYVQKSAQVRYFRNETNTGFDGNVLACVQRAEGNYVSFFSDDDLPAPGHFAAILKQVRAYQPSIMYVNHAPFLYDNPTYLRPPMAPVSKEVISEGKVFYLKFGLGFISSLTVHAELARTFVNKVVVGRGTAHVDIAARMALANCGPFVYDGSLVVLARYNESAYSNILRYGVMNITLLHQELLQEGLLSEGELMALKRGVIVRGLPRSILADRCQGASGVKEREVRALYGGDPLYYFLAYPLLVFPSPLVRVMARPLRSVVRYWRRWYYAS, from the coding sequence ATGAAGCCATTTCTTTCCATTACGATTCCCACATACAACCGGGCGAACTGTTTGAAAAAAGTACTCGATGCTGTGCTGCTCCAGGTGTCGGATAAGCCAGAGGTTGAGGTGGTTATTTCAGATAATGCCTCGACGGATGATACGCCGGGCCTTTGTGCGGAGTACGTTCAAAAAAGCGCGCAGGTTCGGTATTTTCGGAATGAAACCAACACTGGTTTCGATGGTAATGTGCTTGCTTGCGTCCAGCGCGCGGAAGGGAACTATGTGAGTTTCTTTTCGGATGACGATCTGCCGGCGCCTGGTCATTTTGCGGCGATACTAAAACAGGTGAGGGCATATCAACCAAGTATTATGTATGTGAATCATGCGCCTTTTTTATATGATAATCCTACATATCTTCGGCCCCCAATGGCGCCTGTATCGAAAGAGGTGATAAGTGAGGGAAAAGTCTTTTATCTGAAATTTGGATTGGGGTTCATATCTTCATTGACAGTGCATGCTGAACTTGCCCGTACCTTTGTTAACAAAGTAGTAGTAGGGCGAGGGACGGCGCATGTTGACATAGCTGCGCGTATGGCGTTGGCCAATTGCGGGCCATTTGTATACGATGGCTCTTTGGTCGTTTTGGCTCGTTACAATGAATCCGCCTATTCTAATATTTTAAGGTATGGGGTCATGAATATTACCTTGCTGCATCAAGAATTGCTGCAAGAGGGGTTATTGTCTGAGGGGGAATTAATGGCGCTGAAGAGAGGGGTTATTGTGCGTGGGCTGCCGCGAAGCATTCTGGCGGATCGATGTCAGGGAGCATCGGGGGTAAAAGAGCGGGAAGTTCGGGCTTTGTACGGAGGGGATCCGCTCTATTACTTCTTGGCTTATCCCCTTCTGGTTTTTCCTTCCCCGTTGGTTCGCGTGATGGCCAGACCGCTACGTTCAGTCGTCCGTTATTGGAGGCGATGGTATTATGCCAGTTGA
- a CDS encoding glycosyltransferase family 2 protein, translating to MPVDQVRLSITIPTFNRAECLRECLESIRVALSSVQAKGQCEVVISDNDSTDHTGLVVKAFEKDIRIRYFRQSTNIGAHANFRAVAALANGTYVWILGDDDKIVPEAVRKILEGLEKGIGAVVCNVSIYDHSFSRVIRPRFIEVSENIIFNEPDQVLAKLGIHVGYISGVILNRQAFLNVPLADYQRFDQGGSCFMYAAYLVLRASGRVLFLAEPLVMNRGGEGESQYFGDGDSAASPLDRWWITTFAVGFPQALAALQPCGYSFRAIRTAYAHTTLFYLLPRLMFLKNAGRPVRGLVREGVRNMAASWTVWCLLLPAAVMPGAVLRGLKFIKCRLVKWIKEESEHEPVDI from the coding sequence ATGCCAGTTGACCAGGTGAGACTCTCAATTACGATTCCTACATTTAATCGGGCGGAGTGTTTGCGTGAATGTTTGGAAAGCATTCGCGTTGCACTTTCTTCCGTGCAGGCGAAAGGGCAGTGTGAGGTTGTTATCTCTGATAACGACAGCACGGATCATACTGGTTTGGTGGTCAAGGCCTTTGAGAAAGATATCCGGATCCGCTATTTCAGGCAGTCAACCAATATCGGGGCTCATGCCAATTTCAGGGCGGTGGCTGCGTTGGCTAATGGTACCTATGTGTGGATATTAGGCGATGATGACAAGATCGTTCCTGAGGCGGTGCGCAAGATTCTTGAGGGTTTGGAAAAAGGGATTGGGGCGGTTGTTTGTAATGTTTCCATATATGATCATAGTTTCAGTCGGGTGATACGTCCGCGCTTTATAGAAGTGTCCGAAAACATCATATTCAATGAACCGGATCAGGTGTTGGCGAAACTGGGAATTCATGTCGGATATATCTCCGGGGTGATTCTCAACCGGCAGGCATTTCTCAACGTTCCTCTGGCGGACTATCAACGGTTTGATCAAGGGGGGAGTTGCTTTATGTATGCTGCGTATTTAGTGCTACGTGCAAGCGGCAGGGTTTTGTTTTTAGCCGAACCACTGGTCATGAACCGCGGGGGGGAAGGGGAGTCGCAATATTTTGGGGATGGAGATTCTGCTGCATCGCCGTTGGACAGGTGGTGGATTACAACTTTTGCGGTTGGGTTTCCTCAGGCATTGGCTGCTTTACAGCCCTGCGGCTATTCCTTTCGGGCTATTAGGACTGCCTATGCGCATACTACGCTGTTCTACCTGTTGCCCCGACTGATGTTTCTGAAAAATGCTGGTCGACCAGTTAGGGGGCTTGTCCGTGAAGGGGTTCGCAATATGGCGGCATCTTGGACGGTGTGGTGCCTTTTATTGCCCGCAGCCGTGATGCCTGGTGCTGTGTTGCGAGGCTTGAAATTTATCAAATGCCGATTAGTGAAGTGGATAAAAGAGGAGTCAGAGCATGAACCAGTCGATATTTGA
- a CDS encoding class I SAM-dependent methyltransferase, producing the protein MNQSIFDQYTSTCMLAEGDPSAALAWGKVYFRKCILPHLPPRRETRILDCGCGYGRMLKALQESGYQNVEGVDCSLEQVQYAQQVLGLQGVICADAVEFLKGRESFFDVILILDVLEHLEVDQTIELLKIARKRMAPGGIVVIQVPNALCPMNLYRYLDITHQRAYSVNSLSQTLRLAGYAAFSFYSIPPLPFGWRGRFRNWLWRLILNPVIHGFMWVIHGSIAGKIFSGNFLAVVPAPARQTSA; encoded by the coding sequence ATGAACCAGTCGATATTTGACCAGTATACCTCCACTTGCATGTTAGCGGAAGGTGATCCGAGTGCTGCTTTGGCGTGGGGCAAAGTCTACTTCCGAAAATGTATTCTCCCGCACCTTCCCCCCCGTCGCGAAACTAGAATATTGGATTGCGGATGTGGTTATGGACGAATGCTTAAGGCTTTGCAAGAATCCGGATACCAGAATGTTGAGGGTGTAGACTGCAGTTTGGAGCAGGTGCAATATGCGCAACAAGTTTTGGGTCTTCAAGGAGTGATTTGTGCTGATGCGGTGGAATTTCTGAAGGGACGGGAGTCCTTTTTCGATGTTATTCTCATTCTGGATGTTTTGGAACATCTCGAGGTTGATCAAACCATCGAATTGTTGAAAATCGCCCGAAAGCGAATGGCGCCAGGGGGGATTGTTGTGATACAAGTACCTAATGCGCTTTGCCCAATGAACCTTTATCGATATCTCGATATTACGCATCAACGTGCCTATTCTGTAAACAGTTTATCGCAAACACTGCGGCTGGCGGGGTATGCCGCTTTTAGTTTCTATTCAATTCCGCCCTTGCCTTTTGGCTGGCGGGGGCGTTTCCGGAATTGGCTTTGGCGGCTGATCCTGAATCCTGTAATTCATGGCTTTATGTGGGTTATTCATGGGTCTATTGCCGGTAAAATATTTTCGGGTAACTTCCTTGCGGTTGTACCGGCCCCTGCTCGACAAACTTCGGCATGA
- a CDS encoding methyltransferase domain-containing protein produces MKKLRNLIKQCFSPIYWPHLEAISLHMRCMRYLLFGRPVTRCETFKAHARRLREGFFEKYCRGRGLDIGYGGDLIVPHAEGFEIEHGDAGQLPRVQRGVYDFVSASHLLEHMCSPEAALKTWWECVRPGGVLILFVPHRDLYEKRTTLPSCWNPDHKWFFLPECDDPPHTLGMVPLLRRSLQDFQIEILRVCDEGHSINDPERHSDGEYSIEVVIRKQTFQ; encoded by the coding sequence ATGAAAAAATTACGAAATTTGATTAAACAGTGTTTTTCGCCTATTTATTGGCCGCATTTGGAGGCCATTTCGCTGCATATGCGTTGTATGCGCTACTTGTTGTTTGGTCGTCCGGTTACTCGGTGTGAGACTTTCAAGGCACATGCGCGGCGGTTACGCGAGGGTTTTTTTGAGAAGTATTGTCGTGGTCGTGGATTGGACATCGGATATGGAGGCGATCTGATTGTGCCTCATGCGGAAGGGTTTGAAATTGAGCACGGGGATGCGGGGCAACTGCCCAGGGTGCAGCGTGGGGTATATGATTTTGTGAGTGCCTCTCATTTACTGGAACATATGTGTAGTCCAGAGGCGGCTCTGAAGACGTGGTGGGAATGCGTGCGGCCAGGCGGAGTATTGATCCTGTTTGTGCCTCATCGGGATTTGTATGAGAAACGCACCACCTTGCCGTCGTGTTGGAATCCCGACCATAAATGGTTTTTCCTTCCGGAGTGTGATGATCCGCCGCATACATTGGGGATGGTGCCGTTACTTCGCAGGAGTCTGCAGGATTTCCAGATAGAAATCCTGCGGGTGTGCGACGAAGGTCACAGCATCAATGACCCTGAACGGCATAGTGATGGTGAATATTCAATTGAAGTTGTGATACGAAAACAGACATTCCAATAA
- a CDS encoding glycosyltransferase family 9 protein produces the protein MYFVKKANWLIALMVEGLAPLFRAYAFRKCGRAVSNPHAWKRALVVGDNHIGDILYRTCSLVALKQGLPECEFYYLTAPNTAALLEGNPAIRAVLPWARSGSPLDLLPCHEAELKKLGFDALLSTNAVRYWPELALAVRLGIPNRVGYIYKGFSGWVTHPMPIRYPQSYPAYFRGYVAALTGQEPAWPLCPRLYPRQTDQEEADGIWLQLGLDVQRPTLACFMTTRQPIGAMPMNLMGGILSEVRQQTGAQILLLGAKDDAAILERTNRQYGLAASILAGSLGLRALPSFLQRCDAVLTSDSGPRHLANVAKVPVFFFRNLWFSSVEAGCYAATEVDLCPPDIQRLGDSQQRLVLAQLSAVDVANRVVKVLRNKGKPS, from the coding sequence ATGTATTTCGTTAAAAAGGCAAACTGGCTGATTGCCCTGATGGTTGAAGGCTTGGCGCCTTTGTTCCGGGCGTATGCTTTTCGAAAATGCGGGAGGGCAGTATCGAATCCGCATGCTTGGAAACGGGCGCTGGTGGTGGGAGACAACCACATTGGTGACATTCTCTACCGAACCTGTTCTTTGGTCGCGCTCAAGCAGGGTTTGCCGGAGTGTGAATTTTACTATTTGACTGCTCCGAACACAGCGGCGTTGCTGGAAGGAAATCCAGCCATCCGGGCTGTGTTGCCATGGGCCCGCTCTGGTTCGCCACTGGATCTTCTCCCTTGCCATGAGGCGGAGTTGAAGAAGTTAGGCTTTGACGCATTGCTGTCGACTAATGCCGTCCGATATTGGCCGGAGTTGGCTTTGGCTGTTCGGCTCGGGATTCCAAACCGCGTCGGGTACATCTATAAGGGCTTTTCCGGGTGGGTGACGCACCCCATGCCGATTCGGTATCCGCAGTCCTATCCGGCCTATTTCCGCGGATATGTCGCTGCGCTTACAGGGCAGGAGCCGGCATGGCCGCTGTGTCCACGGCTCTATCCACGGCAAACCGATCAGGAGGAGGCGGATGGGATCTGGCTGCAACTGGGGTTGGATGTACAGAGGCCGACGCTTGCCTGCTTTATGACAACCCGGCAACCGATAGGTGCCATGCCGATGAATCTGATGGGGGGAATTCTAAGTGAGGTCAGGCAACAGACCGGTGCGCAGATACTCCTGCTGGGGGCAAAGGATGATGCCGCCATTTTGGAACGAACTAACCGGCAGTACGGATTAGCAGCCAGTATTCTGGCTGGTTCACTTGGGTTGCGGGCGCTGCCGAGTTTCCTTCAACGTTGTGATGCAGTATTAACGTCTGATTCGGGCCCCCGCCACTTAGCGAATGTAGCGAAAGTGCCTGTGTTCTTTTTTCGAAATCTCTGGTTTTCCAGTGTCGAGGCGGGATGTTATGCGGCTACCGAAGTGGATCTTTGTCCCCCTGATATACAGCGACTGGGGGACAGCCAGCAAAGGTTGGTGCTGGCTCAGTTGTCGGCAGTTGACGTGGCGAACCGTGTAGTCAAAGTTCTTCGAAATAAGGGTAAGCCATCATGA
- a CDS encoding glycosyltransferase family 9 protein, which produces MKPVLVVIEWHRLGDAILALPFINGALAAFDVRVICTSLTKPVFEMILPPEHVVVCEPPWEGGGLQAWKQSLRTLRTLCPAVVMSVWADVRVHMLMALSQAPRRVGFPMTEVNYYASRVPWRRRNRLLGRMIEGLGPMVLGRPLLTDTLHRTNVSQSHLLAWRQIAEVVAVAWSTTTPWMNTKPFERPIPHHKPLWLIHPGARKAVRQWPAERFEEVVKTLVETGHPVVVVKPPDSPGLSIEHSLIYSVAPGSFSELASLVNCVDAVLCNDSAVSHLAAALGRKVVCIFGPMDPNIYAPYGNESHVVVRDVCPWRPCLDTCRMSSPICVEAVTGEMVYSEMVAVEHELSEIQAKELT; this is translated from the coding sequence ATGAAGCCGGTGCTTGTCGTGATTGAATGGCACAGACTGGGGGATGCTATTCTCGCATTGCCGTTTATAAATGGGGCACTTGCCGCTTTCGACGTACGGGTGATATGTACGTCACTAACGAAGCCTGTTTTCGAGATGATTTTGCCCCCCGAGCATGTTGTGGTATGTGAACCACCCTGGGAAGGTGGAGGATTGCAGGCTTGGAAGCAATCCCTGCGCACACTCCGTACGCTTTGTCCTGCGGTGGTTATGTCGGTGTGGGCGGATGTGAGGGTTCACATGTTAATGGCCTTAAGTCAGGCGCCCCGGCGAGTTGGATTCCCAATGACGGAAGTGAACTACTATGCCAGTCGCGTGCCGTGGCGGCGACGGAATCGCTTACTTGGAAGAATGATCGAGGGTCTGGGGCCCATGGTGTTGGGGCGCCCCTTGTTGACCGATACGTTGCATCGCACTAATGTATCTCAATCTCATTTACTGGCCTGGCGGCAGATCGCTGAAGTTGTCGCGGTGGCTTGGTCAACCACAACGCCGTGGATGAACACCAAACCTTTTGAACGCCCTATTCCTCACCACAAGCCCCTATGGTTGATTCATCCCGGGGCGCGGAAGGCGGTTCGACAGTGGCCTGCTGAACGTTTTGAAGAAGTGGTGAAAACGTTAGTTGAGACCGGACATCCTGTGGTGGTGGTCAAACCGCCAGATAGCCCCGGTTTGTCCATAGAGCATTCCTTGATATATTCTGTGGCGCCCGGATCCTTTTCTGAGCTGGCTAGTCTGGTGAATTGTGTCGATGCTGTTCTATGTAATGATTCCGCGGTAAGTCATCTTGCGGCCGCTCTTGGACGAAAAGTGGTATGTATCTTTGGCCCCATGGATCCGAATATCTATGCTCCCTATGGCAATGAGTCGCATGTGGTGGTTCGGGATGTGTGTCCTTGGCGGCCCTGTTTAGACACTTGCCGAATGTCGTCCCCAATATGCGTGGAAGCCGTCACCGGAGAAATGGTGTACAGCGAAATGGTTGCTGTGGAGCATGAATTGTCCGAGATTCAGGCGAAGGAACTTACATGA
- a CDS encoding DUF1972 domain-containing protein: MTRNAMKIAFLGSRGIPARYSGFETFYEQLAVRLVQRGHQVSVYNRSHFIRDVKGEYKGARLISLPSISTKHLDTITHTALSSCHALFQGYDIAYYCIVGNSPLVWLPRMVGAKTLLNVDGEDWAREKWSGFARWYQRWCEKVATRTATKIVADARVIQRRYREVYNTESVFVPYGANVCPQEEVAALAQWGLESREYILYVGRFVPENCIDLLIRAFKGVRTEMKLVLIGDAPHSEGYKQELYKAAEGDSRIIFTGYAFGKVYAQLSSHAYLYVQPSAINGTRPALLDQLGFGNGVLVRDTLANSEVVGDCGARFSNDQPERHLQEKLQTLIDDPAEVDRLRQKATSRINQYYNWEWITDCYEDLFARMIAGSPVISYDEFLQRKNYSFSD; this comes from the coding sequence ATGACCCGCAACGCCATGAAAATTGCTTTCCTCGGATCACGGGGAATCCCCGCTAGATACAGTGGGTTTGAGACGTTTTATGAACAATTGGCGGTGCGGTTGGTTCAACGCGGCCATCAGGTCTCTGTTTATAATCGTTCGCATTTTATCCGGGATGTAAAAGGGGAATATAAAGGAGCCCGATTGATTTCGCTTCCCTCAATTTCCACCAAGCACTTGGATACGATCACTCACACGGCGCTGTCATCATGCCATGCTTTATTTCAAGGTTATGATATTGCCTATTACTGTATTGTGGGCAACAGTCCGTTGGTATGGTTGCCGCGGATGGTTGGGGCAAAAACCTTATTAAACGTGGATGGGGAAGATTGGGCGCGGGAAAAGTGGTCGGGGTTTGCCCGATGGTACCAGCGGTGGTGTGAGAAGGTCGCGACACGCACGGCCACGAAGATTGTCGCCGATGCCCGGGTGATCCAACGGCGATATCGTGAAGTCTATAATACGGAGTCGGTGTTTGTGCCGTATGGCGCAAACGTGTGTCCGCAGGAAGAGGTTGCCGCCCTTGCGCAATGGGGATTGGAGTCTCGGGAATATATTCTCTATGTCGGGCGGTTTGTGCCGGAAAACTGCATTGACTTACTCATTCGGGCCTTTAAGGGGGTTCGGACGGAAATGAAGCTGGTTTTGATTGGAGATGCTCCGCACAGCGAAGGTTATAAGCAAGAACTCTATAAGGCAGCGGAGGGTGATTCTCGTATCATTTTCACTGGCTACGCTTTTGGGAAGGTTTACGCCCAATTAAGCAGTCATGCTTATCTCTACGTTCAGCCTTCGGCCATCAATGGAACCCGCCCGGCGCTTTTGGATCAACTCGGGTTTGGAAATGGAGTGCTGGTTCGGGATACACTGGCTAACAGCGAGGTTGTTGGGGATTGTGGAGCTCGATTTTCCAATGACCAACCTGAGCGCCATTTGCAGGAAAAGCTTCAGACGTTAATCGATGATCCTGCGGAGGTTGATCGCCTTCGGCAGAAAGCAACCTCCCGAATTAATCAATATTACAACTGGGAATGGATTACGGATTGCTATGAGGATCTCTTTGCCCGCATGATCGCAGGCAGTCCGGTCATT